One stretch of Nocardia mangyaensis DNA includes these proteins:
- a CDS encoding cytochrome P450 yields the protein MTYAIHLPLAKSRERLSSVLLAPLPSRVDVALLRASDQWPVRELAMPPAGSGLKPIRGTAGLPVLGHTLDYIRFGSSFTRARYQRFGPVSWMGAFGTKIVMVAGPDAMQEALTVKAKSFSQDGWAYLIDAFFHRGLMLMSFDEHRMHRRIMQEAFTRDRLTAYVDQLGPPLETGIPAWPAGQSTRIYPLLKSLTLDVATKVFMADRGGSEDTDAINDAFVAAVRAASSIIRFPLPGTRWRAGVRGRALLEDYFTFHLPAARSAQGEDLFAALCHARTADGQAFTDEDVVNHMIFLMMAAHDTSTITSTAAVYFLAKHPAWQERARAESDQLGGRRPTIDDLDALKTLDLVIKETLRLVAPVPIMMRKTIEDVEIAGHQIPANTLVAVAPAVNHFDESYWTDPDTFDPDRFTEPRHEDRNHRLGWIPFGGGVHKCIGLHFGTLEVKAILHHMLRTYTWTVPDQYEARWDNTSLPIPVDGLPIDLEHR from the coding sequence GTGACGTACGCCATCCATCTGCCGCTGGCGAAGAGTCGGGAGCGACTCTCGTCAGTCCTCCTGGCGCCACTGCCGAGCCGGGTCGATGTGGCCCTCCTGCGGGCCAGTGATCAGTGGCCTGTCCGTGAGCTGGCAATGCCCCCCGCAGGGTCGGGCCTCAAGCCGATCCGAGGGACCGCTGGTCTGCCTGTGCTCGGTCACACCCTGGACTACATCCGTTTCGGATCCAGCTTCACCCGGGCCAGGTACCAGCGATTCGGGCCCGTCTCATGGATGGGCGCCTTCGGCACGAAGATTGTGATGGTGGCCGGTCCAGATGCCATGCAGGAGGCGCTGACCGTCAAGGCGAAATCGTTCTCACAGGACGGGTGGGCGTATCTCATCGACGCCTTTTTTCACCGGGGTCTGATGCTGATGAGCTTCGACGAGCACAGGATGCATCGACGAATCATGCAGGAGGCGTTCACCCGCGACCGCCTGACCGCCTATGTGGACCAGCTCGGGCCGCCGCTCGAGACCGGTATTCCCGCGTGGCCAGCGGGCCAGTCCACACGCATCTATCCACTGCTGAAGAGCCTGACCCTTGACGTAGCAACGAAGGTCTTCATGGCGGATCGGGGTGGCAGTGAGGACACTGACGCCATCAACGACGCCTTCGTGGCGGCCGTGCGTGCGGCCAGCTCGATCATCCGTTTCCCGCTGCCGGGGACTCGGTGGCGGGCCGGAGTCCGTGGGCGTGCGCTCCTGGAGGACTACTTCACCTTCCACCTGCCGGCGGCGCGGAGCGCCCAGGGAGAGGACCTTTTTGCGGCGCTGTGCCATGCCCGCACGGCCGACGGTCAAGCTTTCACCGATGAGGACGTCGTCAACCACATGATCTTCTTGATGATGGCGGCACACGACACCTCGACCATCACCAGCACCGCTGCCGTCTACTTCCTCGCCAAGCATCCAGCTTGGCAGGAACGGGCTCGGGCCGAGTCCGACCAACTGGGCGGACGTCGCCCAACTATCGACGACCTGGACGCGCTGAAGACTCTCGACCTGGTGATCAAGGAGACGCTGCGGCTGGTGGCGCCCGTGCCGATCATGATGCGTAAGACCATCGAGGATGTCGAAATCGCCGGACACCAAATCCCCGCAAACACACTGGTAGCCGTGGCTCCGGCGGTGAACCACTTCGATGAGTCGTACTGGACCGATCCCGACACTTTTGACCCTGACCGCTTCACCGAGCCGCGGCATGAGGACCGGAATCATCGCCTCGGGTGGATCCCCTTCGGAGGAGGCGTGCACAAGTGCATCGGCCTGCATTTCGGCACTCTCGAGGTGAAGGCGATCCTGCATCACATGCTGCGAACCTACACCTGGACGGTCCCTGACCAGTATGAAGCCAGGTGGGACAACACCTCGCTCCCAATTCCCGTCGACGGATTGCCGATAGACCTGGAGCACAGATGA
- a CDS encoding transglutaminase domain-containing protein has translation MKTDRMTFLAATDFLDIEHELVREFTATVIGDASTGREKANRLFAAVRDRVWYDPYTVSDDPAHYRASFVLESGRAYCVPKAVLLTAVCRAAGIPAVLGFADVRNHLQTDALRALMGGTDLFVYHGYSLLNIDGRWLKATPAFNTELCARFGVPPVDFDGDRDALLHAFSADGAEHMEYVRERGVYDDLPLNAILAELRRTYGPLIFKRPHVIADAFTDTPAHRTHPDGIARDPHSPTEVR, from the coding sequence ATGAAAACGGACCGGATGACATTCTTGGCAGCGACCGACTTCCTCGACATCGAGCACGAGTTAGTCCGGGAGTTCACCGCCACTGTGATCGGCGACGCGAGCACCGGCCGAGAGAAGGCGAACCGTCTCTTCGCCGCCGTTCGCGACCGGGTCTGGTATGACCCCTACACGGTGTCTGACGACCCTGCCCACTATCGCGCGAGCTTCGTCCTCGAGTCCGGGCGCGCCTATTGCGTCCCGAAGGCGGTGCTCTTGACCGCGGTGTGCCGTGCGGCGGGGATCCCTGCGGTGCTTGGCTTCGCTGACGTCCGCAATCACTTGCAGACAGACGCGTTGCGAGCGCTCATGGGTGGCACAGACCTGTTCGTCTATCACGGTTACAGCCTCCTCAATATCGACGGCCGGTGGTTGAAGGCGACGCCCGCGTTCAACACCGAGTTGTGTGCGCGTTTCGGTGTGCCGCCGGTGGATTTCGACGGCGATCGCGATGCACTACTGCACGCCTTTTCTGCCGACGGAGCCGAGCATATGGAGTACGTCCGCGAGCGGGGCGTCTACGACGACTTGCCGTTGAACGCGATCCTGGCCGAACTTCGCCGCACCTATGGGCCTCTTATCTTCAAGCGGCCCCACGTGATCGCTGACGCTTTCACCGATACACCCGCCCACCGCACCCATCCCGACGGGATCGCCCGCGATCCCCATTCACCTACGGAGGTCCGATGA
- a CDS encoding aldehyde dehydrogenase family protein, whose translation MSATIPAGVMDVRNPADGRLIATVAVDDRETVSLVAADLRDAQVGWAEASPRQRAKWLHRWRDWILDHTDELTNLLQAETGKVRPDALVETTASCEFISYYADHAAKFLAGEQVRSSSLLTLSKRLTTTYHPFPVVGMIMPWNFPITLFLMDAAPALAAGCAVLAKSSEETPLTCARIIEGWHEIGAPAVLAHVVGDGDSGAAVVDASDFVQFTGSTATGRAVAIRCAEHLKPMSLELGGKDPAIVLEDADLARAVEGIAWGALFNAGQVCISVERVYVVSEVYDEFVARLTQRVRSLAHGAAGRDVGAMVTARQVDIADRHVSEAVVAGARVLAGGTRSAVGNYYAPTVLVGVDHTMACMTEETFGPTIPVMQVADENEAIRLANDSAYGLSATVWTRDHARAQRIALQLNAGAVNINDVFSNLFATTLPHSGWKASGIGARLGGAHGLRKYCRVQAVTEPRIPVLSRELTWYPYTPRRAAMAGRVLRAAAGRGLWQRLGLNKENSK comes from the coding sequence ATGAGCGCGACGATCCCAGCGGGCGTCATGGACGTGCGCAACCCCGCCGACGGTCGGCTCATCGCAACCGTCGCTGTCGACGACCGCGAGACAGTAAGTCTCGTCGCTGCTGATCTTCGAGACGCTCAGGTCGGGTGGGCCGAAGCCAGCCCACGGCAACGCGCCAAATGGCTGCATCGCTGGCGGGACTGGATCCTTGATCACACCGACGAGCTCACCAACTTGTTGCAAGCCGAGACAGGCAAGGTGCGTCCCGACGCCCTGGTGGAGACGACAGCATCGTGCGAGTTCATCAGCTACTACGCCGACCATGCCGCGAAGTTTCTCGCCGGCGAGCAGGTCAGGTCCTCGAGCCTGCTGACCTTGTCGAAACGACTCACTACGACCTATCACCCCTTCCCGGTCGTCGGCATGATCATGCCGTGGAACTTCCCGATCACCCTCTTCCTCATGGACGCAGCGCCCGCGCTGGCAGCAGGCTGCGCGGTCCTGGCGAAGTCCTCGGAGGAGACGCCGCTGACATGCGCGCGGATCATCGAGGGCTGGCACGAGATCGGCGCCCCCGCGGTTCTGGCGCACGTTGTAGGTGATGGCGATTCGGGCGCAGCCGTGGTCGATGCCTCTGACTTTGTACAGTTCACCGGCTCGACCGCCACCGGGCGTGCGGTCGCGATCCGCTGCGCCGAGCATTTGAAGCCGATGAGTCTGGAGCTTGGCGGCAAAGATCCGGCGATCGTGCTGGAGGACGCCGACCTTGCTCGTGCGGTGGAGGGAATCGCGTGGGGCGCTCTGTTCAACGCGGGACAGGTATGCATCTCTGTCGAGCGGGTGTATGTGGTATCTGAGGTTTACGACGAGTTCGTGGCGCGGCTGACCCAACGTGTGCGGTCCCTCGCCCATGGTGCGGCCGGTCGCGACGTGGGCGCAATGGTCACCGCGAGGCAGGTCGACATTGCCGATCGCCACGTCAGCGAGGCAGTGGTGGCAGGTGCGCGGGTTCTGGCTGGCGGAACTCGGAGTGCGGTCGGAAACTACTACGCTCCGACGGTCCTGGTCGGTGTCGACCACACGATGGCCTGCATGACCGAGGAGACCTTCGGTCCCACGATTCCGGTGATGCAGGTCGCGGATGAGAACGAGGCCATCCGCCTGGCCAACGACTCGGCGTACGGCTTGTCTGCGACGGTGTGGACCCGAGACCATGCTCGTGCTCAGCGCATCGCATTACAGCTAAACGCGGGAGCTGTCAACATAAATGATGTCTTCAGCAACCTGTTCGCCACCACACTGCCGCACAGTGGATGGAAGGCCTCGGGCATCGGTGCTCGGCTCGGCGGAGCTCACGGGCTACGCAAGTACTGCCGGGTACAGGCAGTGACAGAGCCACGGATCCCTGTCCTGTCGCGAGAACTCACCTGGTACCCGTACACCCCGCGGCGCGCGGCCATGGCCGGAAGAGTGTTGCGCGCGGCGGCCGGTCGCGGCCTATGGCAGCGCCTCGGCCTCAACAAGGAGAACAGCAAGTGA
- a CDS encoding SDR family oxidoreductase, with product MTTHRARTAAKTVAITGGARGIGYQTAKELIRRGHRVAIGDVDEKRAQEAATELGVKIVTHLDVTDPTSFRQFLELVEEELGPLDVLINNAGIMPTGHVHEEDDTVTRRQVEINVLGVVFGTKLALQRMLPRRAGHIINTASLAGELAVPGLATYCGTKFAVIGFTEAARHEYRTSGVELSTVRPTFTNTELVAGTAGAKGLRNAEPEEIARATADLIERPRPFVRVTRLAGVLVAAMKFVPGWLTARLGSALGTDSVFLDGVDTAARQAYLDRIRTH from the coding sequence GTGACGACACACCGTGCCCGCACCGCCGCAAAGACCGTAGCTATCACCGGCGGGGCCCGCGGCATCGGCTACCAGACCGCGAAGGAGCTGATTCGACGAGGCCACCGCGTCGCCATCGGCGATGTCGATGAGAAGCGCGCTCAGGAGGCCGCCACCGAACTCGGCGTGAAGATCGTTACCCACCTCGACGTAACCGACCCCACTTCGTTTCGGCAATTTCTCGAGCTGGTCGAGGAAGAGCTCGGCCCCCTCGACGTGCTGATCAACAATGCGGGCATCATGCCCACTGGTCACGTACACGAGGAAGACGACACGGTGACCCGGAGGCAGGTCGAGATCAACGTCCTGGGAGTCGTCTTTGGGACCAAACTAGCCCTTCAGCGAATGCTGCCGCGGCGCGCTGGGCACATCATCAACACCGCGTCGCTGGCCGGCGAGCTCGCTGTGCCTGGACTGGCGACGTATTGCGGTACCAAATTCGCGGTCATCGGATTCACCGAGGCGGCACGGCACGAGTACCGCACGTCAGGCGTCGAGCTGTCCACCGTTAGGCCCACATTCACCAACACCGAGCTCGTCGCGGGAACCGCTGGTGCCAAGGGACTGCGCAATGCCGAGCCCGAGGAGATCGCGCGTGCGACAGCCGATCTTATCGAGCGCCCGCGTCCATTCGTACGCGTCACTCGCCTGGCCGGCGTATTGGTCGCGGCGATGAAGTTCGTCCCTGGCTGGCTGACCGCCAGGCTCGGATCCGCGCTGGGCACGGACTCGGTATTTCTCGACGGCGTCGACACAGCGGCCCGCCAGGCCTACCTGGACAGAATCCGGACCCACTGA
- a CDS encoding BtrH N-terminal domain-containing protein, with protein sequence MPRRTLVDDYPHKMGGHCGSGAMRDLLHWHGLGWDGPPDEGLVFALGGALGLSYLRSSDLVPPLYLVGRGADFEIDLPRRLGAQVQVLTTDDPREGWSWVLDELEAGRPSLVWGDIGELPYLRVQFQMSRHDIVVIGHDEAEGIAFVVDNDRAEVQKVPLDALARARSSKSFPQPTRHCTYRISWPSALPDVAEVAAEAFRQSAAGMRRPSQPGIVDLRTAASGAEGLAAAVQLAADIQTWADLPVDDLETLLFSLSAFIEKAGTGGGLFRRLLADGCADVARLTGDSATAQLAVAASRCAQAWTATARAGIRRDVDIRVRLAGVASAASQLPELELDLVASLEAASSSLTAVDR encoded by the coding sequence ATGCCCCGCAGGACCCTGGTCGATGACTACCCGCACAAGATGGGGGGACACTGCGGTTCTGGCGCTATGCGGGATCTTCTGCATTGGCATGGACTGGGGTGGGATGGGCCGCCCGACGAAGGTCTGGTGTTCGCTCTCGGCGGCGCACTGGGGTTATCATACCTCCGGTCAAGCGACCTCGTTCCACCGCTGTACCTGGTAGGACGAGGCGCCGACTTCGAAATTGATCTGCCCCGCCGACTCGGCGCGCAAGTCCAGGTTCTCACGACCGATGATCCCCGAGAGGGGTGGTCATGGGTTCTCGACGAGCTCGAAGCAGGCAGACCCAGCCTGGTATGGGGAGATATCGGTGAGTTGCCGTACCTCCGCGTCCAATTCCAGATGAGTCGCCACGACATCGTCGTGATCGGTCACGACGAGGCCGAGGGGATCGCCTTTGTCGTAGACAATGACCGCGCCGAGGTGCAGAAAGTCCCGCTCGATGCACTGGCTCGGGCGCGGTCATCGAAGTCTTTCCCGCAACCGACGCGCCACTGTACATACCGCATCAGCTGGCCGAGTGCGCTGCCGGACGTGGCGGAAGTAGCGGCGGAGGCATTTCGACAGTCCGCAGCCGGAATGCGCCGCCCATCGCAACCCGGGATCGTCGATCTCAGGACAGCGGCATCCGGTGCGGAGGGCTTGGCCGCGGCGGTGCAGCTGGCGGCCGACATTCAGACCTGGGCCGATCTTCCGGTGGACGACCTCGAGACTCTCCTGTTCAGCCTGAGCGCTTTCATTGAGAAGGCAGGTACTGGCGGCGGGCTGTTCCGCCGCTTGCTAGCCGATGGCTGCGCAGATGTCGCTCGTTTGACCGGGGACTCCGCCACCGCTCAACTCGCCGTAGCGGCCAGCCGTTGTGCGCAGGCGTGGACCGCCACTGCGCGTGCCGGTATCCGCCGCGACGTTGATATACGAGTTCGCCTGGCCGGGGTGGCCTCGGCCGCTAGCCAACTGCCAGAGCTGGAGTTGGACCTGGTCGCGTCCCTGGAGGCTGCTTCCAGTTCGCTGACGGCTGTGGATCGCTGA
- a CDS encoding long-chain fatty acid--CoA ligase, translating to MQSTMMNVPLTTAAILRHGSSVHGSATVRTLQLDGSVKVATFSEIGRRSAQLANALRACGITGDERVATLMWNNQEHVEAYCAVPSMGAVLHTLNLRLASDQLVYIGNHAQDQVVIVDGSLVPMMASVLLQLTSVHTIVVTGEVDLTPLHREGLTVVDYEEFISAQPETFDWPDLDEQSAAAACYTSGTTGDPKGVAYSHRSTYLHSMAACAADGLSVSSDDRILPIVPMFHANAWGLVYAALMAGADLLMPDRFLQAEPLVRLIDVHKATIAGAVPTIWNDVLDFLDSNPSYDISSLGLVACGGSAVPVHLMKAFEERYNVQVVQAWGMTETSPLAAVARPPASLDTQERWRLRATQGRPVAGVELRIVDDGGNELPHDGEAVGELQVRGPWITGSYIGEEDGGDKFQDGWLRTGDVGRIDERSFVTLTDRTKDVIKSGGEWISSVELELLLAGHPDVLEASVIGVPDEKWQERPLAVIVVRDGRQVTPAQLRDFLDGKVATWWLPERWSFTAEVPKTSVGKFDKKRLRTLHANGELTIVEI from the coding sequence ATGCAGAGCACGATGATGAACGTCCCGTTGACGACCGCGGCGATTCTGCGCCACGGCTCGAGTGTGCACGGCTCGGCGACCGTGCGGACTTTGCAACTTGACGGAAGCGTGAAGGTTGCTACGTTCTCCGAAATCGGACGGAGGTCCGCTCAGTTGGCCAACGCATTGCGGGCTTGCGGGATCACAGGCGATGAGCGCGTCGCGACCCTCATGTGGAACAACCAGGAGCACGTGGAGGCCTACTGCGCAGTGCCCTCGATGGGAGCGGTGCTGCATACCCTGAATCTACGGCTCGCCTCCGATCAGCTTGTTTACATCGGTAACCACGCTCAGGACCAAGTCGTGATTGTCGATGGAAGCCTGGTACCCATGATGGCCTCAGTGTTGCTGCAGCTCACTAGCGTGCATACCATCGTTGTCACCGGAGAGGTGGACCTTACCCCGCTGCACCGTGAGGGACTGACAGTCGTTGATTACGAGGAGTTCATCTCCGCCCAGCCCGAGACGTTCGACTGGCCAGACCTCGACGAGCAGTCTGCGGCCGCGGCCTGTTACACCTCTGGCACCACCGGCGACCCCAAAGGTGTCGCCTATAGCCACCGGTCGACTTACCTCCACTCGATGGCGGCCTGCGCCGCCGACGGACTGAGCGTGAGCAGCGATGACCGAATCCTCCCCATCGTCCCGATGTTCCACGCGAACGCCTGGGGGCTGGTCTACGCCGCACTCATGGCGGGTGCCGACTTGCTCATGCCTGACCGGTTCCTACAGGCCGAGCCGCTCGTGCGGCTGATCGACGTCCACAAGGCAACCATCGCCGGGGCAGTCCCGACCATCTGGAACGACGTCTTGGACTTCCTGGATTCCAACCCCAGCTACGACATCTCGTCTCTAGGCCTGGTCGCTTGCGGTGGCTCAGCTGTACCCGTTCATCTAATGAAGGCCTTCGAGGAGAGGTACAACGTACAAGTTGTACAGGCGTGGGGAATGACCGAGACCTCGCCACTAGCGGCTGTCGCGCGTCCACCGGCGTCGCTCGACACGCAGGAGCGGTGGCGTCTGCGAGCGACCCAAGGTCGTCCGGTTGCAGGAGTCGAGCTGAGGATCGTCGACGACGGAGGCAATGAGCTCCCGCATGACGGCGAAGCCGTCGGTGAGTTGCAAGTGCGCGGACCTTGGATTACCGGCTCGTACATCGGCGAAGAGGATGGCGGGGACAAGTTCCAGGACGGCTGGTTGCGCACCGGCGATGTCGGCCGGATCGACGAACGCAGCTTTGTCACGCTGACCGACCGCACCAAGGACGTGATCAAGTCCGGCGGGGAGTGGATCTCCTCGGTCGAGCTCGAACTTCTGCTCGCCGGTCACCCCGACGTGCTCGAGGCATCAGTAATCGGGGTCCCGGATGAGAAGTGGCAGGAACGCCCCCTCGCTGTGATCGTCGTACGCGACGGGCGGCAAGTAACACCTGCCCAACTGCGTGACTTCCTCGACGGCAAGGTCGCCACGTGGTGGCTGCCTGAGCGCTGGAGCTTCACCGCAGAGGTGCCCAAGACCTCGGTCGGCAAGTTCGATAAGAAGCGGTTGCGCACCCTGCATGCGAACGGCGAGCTGACCATCGTCGAGATTTAG
- a CDS encoding PaaI family thioesterase produces the protein MSNLSDTGGRSSDPDLEEWVRSFRLLEPRSAELPPHHPNCLGCGPANPHGHFLTAQRCAGGVVAHHRFDRRHVGAPGIAHGGAVATVVDDLFGFLLYTVGELAVTRHLDLDYLAPVQLDTPYALHAELRSRDGRKLHLGARIEDAGGHLVVTATALFIVVDVKHFLQSPVSARRQA, from the coding sequence ATGAGCAATCTATCGGACACGGGCGGCAGGTCGTCCGATCCCGACTTGGAGGAATGGGTGCGTTCGTTCCGACTTTTGGAACCTCGATCGGCTGAGTTGCCTCCCCACCATCCCAACTGTCTCGGTTGTGGACCGGCCAACCCGCATGGGCATTTTCTGACGGCCCAGCGCTGCGCAGGCGGCGTGGTCGCTCACCACCGATTCGATCGACGTCATGTAGGAGCGCCCGGAATAGCGCACGGGGGCGCTGTGGCGACAGTAGTCGACGACCTGTTCGGTTTCCTGCTATACACCGTCGGCGAACTCGCCGTGACGCGCCATCTCGACCTCGACTATCTTGCTCCGGTCCAGCTCGACACTCCCTACGCCCTGCACGCCGAACTACGGTCTCGAGATGGCCGGAAATTACATCTCGGGGCCAGAATCGAGGATGCAGGGGGACATTTGGTTGTCACGGCCACAGCACTGTTCATTGTGGTCGATGTCAAACATTTCTTGCAGTCGCCGGTGAGTGCAAGGAGACAGGCATGA
- a CDS encoding cytochrome P450: MTVPSERALLLDALLTDHGSAGPYEAFRRLRQTQPVLVTRSGVLVLSRYDDCAAALRDRSLGKADESLGFGLSDIPEELQHQAMHRFRRTMLFRNPPDHHRLRRLVADVFTPRHIDELRGRIVTQVNHLLNVMEARVSVDIINDLALPLPVNVIGDLLGVPFTDRAVAAPLVRALLASLEPGADIAALTAACDAEDQLAVYFADLLAVKRARPTDDLLSRLAVANGDDILDDDECVGTAILLFAAGFETTTNLIGNGVAALLAHPDQMRELRARPELASNAVEELLRYESPVQTNGRTVLQPTRLAGVDLHPGQVVLILLGAANRDPDRFDDPDSLDITRTGVPPLSFGAGIHFCLGAPLARLEGSILFPFLASRFPNLRLVEQPRWRTGLSFRGLSTLKVVTA; the protein is encoded by the coding sequence ATGACTGTACCGAGCGAGCGAGCACTGCTCCTGGACGCCTTGCTAACCGATCACGGCTCGGCCGGACCTTATGAGGCGTTCCGGCGGCTGCGCCAGACGCAACCAGTGTTGGTTACACGATCGGGGGTGCTGGTATTGAGCCGCTACGACGATTGCGCGGCGGCGCTCCGCGACCGCAGCCTCGGCAAGGCCGACGAGTCGCTGGGCTTCGGCTTGTCCGACATTCCTGAAGAGCTGCAACATCAGGCCATGCACCGGTTCCGACGCACCATGCTGTTCCGCAACCCTCCTGACCACCACCGGCTGCGTCGGTTGGTCGCCGACGTGTTCACCCCGAGGCACATCGACGAGTTGCGCGGCCGCATCGTCACACAGGTCAATCACTTGCTCAATGTCATGGAAGCACGGGTCTCCGTCGACATCATCAACGATCTGGCGCTCCCGCTGCCCGTGAATGTGATTGGAGATCTACTCGGGGTGCCCTTTACTGATAGAGCGGTAGCAGCCCCACTGGTGCGGGCCCTGCTGGCCTCGCTCGAACCCGGTGCCGATATCGCAGCCTTGACAGCAGCCTGCGACGCCGAAGACCAACTTGCCGTATATTTCGCTGACCTGTTGGCGGTCAAACGCGCCCGCCCTACCGATGACCTACTGAGCCGACTCGCCGTCGCGAATGGCGACGACATCCTAGACGACGACGAATGCGTCGGCACCGCGATTCTTTTGTTTGCGGCAGGGTTCGAGACCACCACGAACCTGATCGGCAACGGCGTCGCCGCGCTACTCGCCCACCCTGACCAAATGCGCGAACTTCGTGCCAGGCCAGAGTTGGCGAGCAACGCAGTCGAAGAACTATTGCGCTATGAGTCCCCCGTCCAGACCAACGGGCGTACGGTGCTCCAGCCGACGCGACTGGCGGGAGTTGATTTACATCCCGGTCAGGTCGTACTGATCCTGCTTGGGGCAGCCAACAGAGACCCGGATCGGTTCGACGACCCCGACAGTCTCGACATCACCCGAACCGGGGTCCCGCCGTTGTCGTTCGGGGCCGGCATCCATTTCTGCCTCGGCGCACCGCTTGCACGGCTCGAAGGGTCAATATTGTTCCCGTTCCTGGCGTCCCGATTTCCGAATCTTCGGCTGGTCGAGCAGCCCCGCTGGCGCACCGGGCTGTCTTTTCGCGGACTTTCGACCTTGAAGGTGGTCACCGCATAA
- a CDS encoding transposase: MPPRKRRSFTAEYKVEAAHRVIDTGRTIAEVARELGINDGLLSNWVKDERRRLDAAQAAGETPLQAAERAELLALRKRVAEQDKDIAFLKKASAYFAAMGQNRPGSS; this comes from the coding sequence ATGCCTCCTCGTAAACGCCGGTCGTTCACGGCCGAGTACAAGGTCGAGGCCGCCCACCGGGTAATCGATACCGGTCGCACCATCGCCGAAGTCGCCCGCGAACTCGGCATCAACGACGGACTACTCAGCAACTGGGTCAAAGACGAACGACGACGTCTCGACGCCGCGCAAGCCGCTGGCGAAACACCCCTGCAAGCCGCCGAGAGAGCCGAGCTCCTCGCCTTGCGGAAGCGAGTTGCCGAGCAGGACAAGGACATTGCGTTCCTGAAAAAAGCCTCGGCGTACTTTGCCGCGATGGGTCAGAACCGGCCCGGTTCGAGCTGA
- a CDS encoding IS3 family transposase — MVKYACPENITETAGTALPEGQRFSIPRMARLLKVSKAGYYAYVKRRARTVLTDRQQRRADLETKILTVHRDSHGTYGSPRITGELRDQGMRVSANTVAKIMAEIGVEGISPRTFKVKTTVQDPDASFPPDRVARRFDQGRPDAVWTTDITYLTCGEGDMFLCAIRDGHTRKVLAYSLADHIGADMVTEAIDAAVAARGGHCRGTILHSDRGGEFTAHLTARACFRHGLLRSMGATGICWDNSPAESLWSSFKHEHYYRHAFATKAELVASVDMWMSFYNTTRRHSAIGNQSPDSYERSLSAAVA, encoded by the coding sequence ATGGTCAAGTACGCCTGCCCCGAGAACATCACCGAAACCGCAGGCACCGCCCTACCCGAAGGGCAACGATTCTCGATCCCGCGAATGGCTCGTCTGCTGAAAGTATCCAAGGCCGGCTACTACGCCTACGTGAAACGCAGGGCGAGGACCGTTCTCACCGATCGCCAGCAGCGGCGCGCGGACCTGGAAACGAAGATCTTGACCGTTCACCGCGATTCCCACGGCACCTACGGATCACCACGAATCACCGGCGAACTGCGCGATCAAGGGATGCGAGTCTCAGCGAATACCGTCGCCAAGATCATGGCTGAAATCGGGGTCGAGGGCATCAGTCCCCGCACCTTCAAAGTGAAAACCACGGTGCAGGACCCGGACGCGTCGTTCCCGCCCGACCGGGTGGCACGCCGGTTCGACCAAGGCCGCCCCGACGCTGTATGGACCACCGACATCACGTACTTGACCTGCGGTGAAGGCGACATGTTCCTGTGCGCGATCCGCGACGGACACACCCGCAAAGTGCTCGCTTACAGCCTGGCCGACCATATCGGTGCCGACATGGTCACCGAGGCCATCGACGCCGCCGTCGCCGCACGTGGTGGGCACTGCCGGGGCACGATCTTGCATTCGGACCGTGGTGGGGAGTTCACCGCGCATCTGACCGCGCGCGCCTGTTTCCGGCACGGTCTGCTGCGATCGATGGGTGCGACAGGGATTTGTTGGGACAACAGCCCCGCCGAATCGCTGTGGTCGAGTTTCAAGCATGAGCACTATTACCGGCACGCGTTCGCTACGAAGGCCGAACTTGTTGCTTCAGTTGACATGTGGATGAGTTTCTATAACACTACTCGGCGGCACTCCGCGATTGGGAATCAAAGTCCTGACAGCTACGAGCGGTCGCTCTCAGCGGCAGTAGCCTGA